The Nitrospirota bacterium genome includes a region encoding these proteins:
- a CDS encoding phosphoribosylaminoimidazolesuccinocarboxamide synthase: MADVVMKTDFNDVKLVRRGKVRDVYEVDNYLLIIATDRVSAFDVVLPNGIPDKGAMLTRISLYWFDQMKSVIENHIVATEVKDYPAVLHKYGAVLEGRSMLVKKAQPLPVECIVRGYLSGSGWKEYKEKGTVCGIALPGGLVESSRLDEPIFTPSTKAEEGHDINISFDEMKKIVDPALAERLKEVSLAVYKRGREIAEKKGIIIADTKMEFGLYENRLILIDELLTPDSSRFWSIKEYRPGKGQDSFDKQIVRDYLLTLDWNKTYPGPVLPDEIVQKTAARYREIVEILTR, translated from the coding sequence ATGGCTGACGTAGTGATGAAGACCGATTTCAACGATGTCAAACTGGTCAGGCGCGGCAAGGTGAGGGATGTCTACGAGGTGGACAACTATCTCCTCATCATCGCCACCGACAGGGTTTCGGCCTTCGATGTGGTGCTGCCCAACGGGATTCCCGATAAAGGGGCGATGCTGACCCGTATATCCCTCTATTGGTTCGATCAGATGAAGAGCGTTATCGAAAACCATATCGTTGCCACGGAGGTGAAGGACTATCCCGCGGTGCTCCATAAGTACGGGGCGGTGCTCGAAGGCAGGAGCATGCTGGTGAAGAAGGCGCAGCCCCTGCCGGTCGAGTGCATCGTCCGCGGCTATCTCTCGGGGTCGGGATGGAAAGAGTACAAGGAAAAGGGGACCGTCTGCGGGATCGCGCTCCCCGGCGGCCTCGTCGAATCGTCCCGGCTCGATGAGCCGATCTTTACGCCGAGCACGAAGGCGGAAGAGGGTCACGATATCAATATCAGCTTCGATGAGATGAAGAAGATCGTCGATCCCGCCCTTGCCGAACGGCTCAAGGAGGTGAGCCTCGCGGTGTACAAGAGGGGCAGGGAGATCGCGGAGAAGAAGGGAATCATCATCGCCGACACGAAGATGGAGTTCGGGCTCTACGAGAACAGGCTGATCCTGATCGATGAGCTCCTTACCCCCGACTCGTCGCGGTTCTGGTCGATCAAGGAGTACCGGCCCGGCAAGGGGCAGGACAGCTTCGACAAGCAGATCGTCCGCGATTATCTCCTCACCCTCGACTGGAACAAGACTTATCCAGGGCCGGTCCTTCCCGATGAGATCGTACAGAAGACCGCAGCCCGCTACCGAGAGATCGTGGAGATATTGACGAGATAG